Proteins from a genomic interval of Mesobacillus sp. S13:
- a CDS encoding DUF192 domain-containing protein: MRLVNESNGRVLAANVKIADTFFSRFKGLMLTDSLPDGHGLYIQPCRSIHTFFMNYSIDVLYINENFEIVGAEEQLEPAKMGKRCKGAYSVFELPEGTIRNTGTKVGHSIKLIK, encoded by the coding sequence GTGAGGCTTGTGAACGAATCGAACGGCAGAGTTTTGGCAGCGAATGTAAAAATAGCAGATACCTTTTTCAGCAGATTCAAAGGGCTGATGCTGACAGACAGCTTGCCAGACGGTCACGGTCTCTACATACAACCCTGCCGGTCCATCCATACCTTTTTTATGAACTATTCCATCGATGTTCTTTACATCAACGAGAACTTTGAAATTGTAGGCGCGGAAGAACAACTAGAGCCTGCGAAAATGGGAAAGCGCTGCAAAGGTGCGTATTCCGTCTTCGAGCTTCCAGAAGGTACGATCCGGAATACCGGAACGAAAGTCGGTCACTCTATCAAACTAATTAAATGA
- a CDS encoding TetR/AcrR family transcriptional regulator: MTSKFSSINPEKQERILNAALKEFAQKGYENASTNEIVKSAGISKGLLFHYFNNKKELYLFLYNHFADVMVEEFFNELDLSERDIFERMKTLMILKSKLMAKHPEVFDFIVAASMETAEEVKEILNNTKTELIQASYSRLFENIDMTMFREGVDIQRTINIIMWTLQGFSNQELEKAKKLNKGHHDFDEAFKEAEVYIDMMKKAFYKSV; this comes from the coding sequence ATGACATCAAAATTTTCAAGTATCAATCCTGAAAAGCAGGAAAGAATCCTGAACGCTGCTCTCAAGGAGTTTGCCCAAAAAGGTTATGAAAATGCCTCTACGAATGAAATCGTTAAATCAGCAGGAATTTCAAAAGGTTTGCTTTTCCATTATTTTAATAACAAGAAAGAACTCTATTTATTCCTTTATAACCACTTTGCGGATGTGATGGTAGAAGAGTTCTTCAATGAGTTGGACCTGAGCGAACGAGACATTTTCGAACGGATGAAAACGCTGATGATCCTGAAGAGCAAACTGATGGCAAAGCATCCCGAAGTATTCGATTTCATTGTGGCAGCATCAATGGAAACCGCGGAAGAAGTAAAGGAAATATTGAATAACACAAAAACTGAACTGATCCAGGCTAGCTACAGCCGATTATTCGAGAATATCGACATGACGATGTTCAGGGAAGGAGTTGACATCCAAAGAACGATCAACATTATCATGTGGACACTCCAGGGATTCAGTAACCAGGAGCTGGAAAAAGCCAAAAAACTGAACAAAGGGCATCACGACTTCGATGAAGCCTTCAAGGAAGCAGAAGTGTATATCGATATGATGAAGAAGGCTTTTTACAAGAGTGTCTAA
- a CDS encoding ABC transporter permease subunit, with amino-acid sequence MNLFKREMKANRKSLIIWCIGVVFMVASGMAKYSSLEGTGQSMNALMADMPKSLQAIMGTGSLDLSTPIGYFGVLFFYLAVMAAIHAAMLGSNILAKEERDKTVEFLLVKPISRTKMITSKLLAALVNIIVFNLVTLASSVGMVQKYAEGEDIMGDIILLMVGMFILQLIFLVIGTAIAAVLKNAKKATSLATGILLLLFILSVAVDLNEKLRGLKFLTPFKYYDAKLVLEEGGFEPLYLALSFLLLAGLTIVTFVFYRKRDMNI; translated from the coding sequence GTGAATCTTTTTAAAAGAGAAATGAAAGCAAACAGAAAATCGCTAATCATCTGGTGCATTGGCGTGGTATTCATGGTCGCGTCGGGGATGGCAAAATACTCGAGCCTCGAGGGAACCGGCCAATCGATGAACGCACTGATGGCGGATATGCCTAAATCTCTTCAGGCAATCATGGGGACAGGATCGCTGGATTTGTCGACACCAATCGGTTATTTCGGAGTCCTGTTTTTTTACCTTGCCGTGATGGCAGCCATCCATGCAGCAATGCTCGGATCGAACATCCTCGCCAAGGAAGAGAGAGACAAAACGGTAGAGTTCCTGCTAGTCAAACCGATTTCGAGAACAAAGATGATTACATCTAAACTATTGGCCGCCCTCGTGAATATAATTGTTTTTAATCTAGTCACCTTGGCCTCCTCCGTTGGAATGGTTCAGAAATATGCGGAAGGGGAGGATATAATGGGGGACATCATCCTGCTGATGGTTGGGATGTTCATCCTTCAATTGATCTTCCTTGTCATCGGAACGGCAATCGCTGCTGTCTTGAAGAACGCGAAAAAAGCAACATCCCTGGCCACAGGAATCCTGCTCCTCCTTTTCATTCTCTCAGTCGCAGTCGACCTGAATGAAAAGCTGAGAGGTTTAAAATTCCTGACTCCATTCAAGTATTATGACGCGAAGCTGGTTTTGGAGGAAGGCGGATTCGAACCACTGTATCTTGCGTTGTCATTCTTGCTGCTAGCCGGGCTCACGATTGTCACCTTTGTGTTTTATCGAAAAAGAGATATGAATATATGA
- a CDS encoding ABC transporter ATP-binding protein, which produces MNVIEIKNLTKMYGKARGIENVSFNVEEGEIFGFIGPNGAGKSTTIRTLLSLIYPTSGSATIFGKDIITAAPEIKKDIGYLPSEVFYYDNMKVMDLLKYSASFYKKDCTNRIKELADIMELDLTKKIDDLSLGNKKKVGIVQGLLHEPKLIILDEPTSGLDPLMQQKFFELLEKENKKGATILFSSHILSEVQRLCDRVAIIKDGRIVTVEKISTLKENTYKKFKIESHSIIDKSLFDIEGVNQIEQDGNTISFLFRGNLNLIMKKIAEIEVSNLWVEEPDLEEIFMHYYEKEE; this is translated from the coding sequence ATGAACGTGATTGAGATTAAAAATCTGACGAAAATGTACGGCAAGGCCAGGGGAATTGAGAATGTCAGCTTTAATGTAGAAGAGGGAGAAATTTTCGGCTTCATAGGGCCGAATGGTGCGGGGAAATCGACGACGATCAGGACGCTGTTGTCGCTGATCTATCCGACGAGCGGCAGTGCGACGATTTTCGGTAAAGACATCATCACCGCTGCGCCGGAAATTAAAAAGGATATCGGCTATCTGCCGTCGGAAGTATTTTACTATGACAATATGAAGGTTATGGACCTGCTTAAGTATTCAGCAAGCTTTTACAAAAAGGATTGCACCAACCGGATCAAAGAGCTTGCAGACATCATGGAACTGGACTTGACCAAGAAAATCGATGACCTTTCACTTGGGAACAAGAAGAAGGTGGGTATCGTCCAGGGACTGCTGCATGAACCGAAGCTGATCATCCTCGATGAGCCGACAAGCGGCCTGGATCCGCTTATGCAGCAGAAGTTTTTCGAACTTCTGGAAAAAGAAAATAAGAAAGGCGCGACCATCCTGTTTTCTTCCCATATCCTCAGTGAGGTGCAAAGGCTGTGTGACAGGGTGGCCATCATCAAGGACGGCCGGATTGTCACGGTCGAGAAAATCAGCACGCTAAAAGAAAACACGTACAAGAAATTCAAAATCGAATCTCATTCAATCATCGATAAGAGCCTTTTTGATATCGAAGGCGTGAACCAAATAGAGCAGGATGGCAACACAATCAGCTTTTTGTTTAGAGGAAATCTCAACTTGATCATGAAAAAAATCGCTGAAATCGAGGTATCGAACCTCTGGGTGGAGGAGCCGGACCTTGAAGAAATCTTCATGCATTACTATGAAAAGGAGGAATAA
- the kynA gene encoding tryptophan 2,3-dioxygenase gives MREEQKTEHEIHTDFSKELSYGSYLQLDKILSSQQRLSDHHDEMLFIIIHQASELWMKLILHEVNAAIDCIRKNDLEPSFKMLSRVSRIQEQLIQSWSVLSTLTPAEYMEFRDKLGHSSGFQSYQNRLIEFALGQKQAHVLSVYKHDAELFKTMEGALHERSIYDAAIQALSMRGLPIDDAALNRDWSKPYEPNTSVEEAWLTVYRNVDQYWDLYELAEKLVDIGSKQQHWRFNHMSTVERIIGHKMGTGGSAGVSYLKKVVDHRFFPELWSLRTKL, from the coding sequence ATGAGAGAAGAACAGAAAACGGAACACGAAATCCATACCGATTTTTCAAAAGAACTGTCTTATGGAAGCTATCTGCAATTGGATAAAATCCTGTCCAGTCAGCAGCGGCTCTCTGACCATCACGATGAAATGCTGTTCATCATCATTCATCAGGCAAGCGAGCTGTGGATGAAACTGATTTTACATGAAGTGAATGCGGCAATTGACTGCATCCGTAAAAATGATCTGGAACCGTCTTTCAAGATGCTGTCGAGGGTGTCGAGGATTCAGGAGCAGCTGATTCAGTCATGGAGCGTGCTGTCGACGCTTACTCCCGCAGAGTATATGGAGTTCCGTGATAAGCTTGGCCATTCCTCCGGATTTCAGTCTTATCAAAATCGCCTGATTGAATTCGCCTTAGGGCAAAAACAGGCACATGTCCTATCCGTGTACAAGCACGATGCTGAGCTTTTTAAAACGATGGAGGGCGCACTGCATGAACGCTCAATTTATGATGCTGCCATTCAGGCACTGTCCATGCGGGGACTACCGATCGATGATGCCGCGCTTAATCGTGACTGGTCGAAGCCATACGAACCAAATACCAGCGTCGAGGAAGCATGGTTGACTGTTTACCGCAATGTCGACCAGTATTGGGACCTTTATGAGCTTGCGGAAAAGCTGGTCGATATCGGCAGCAAGCAGCAGCACTGGCGCTTCAACCATATGAGCACCGTTGAACGAATCATCGGGCATAAGATGGGAACAGGCGGTTCTGCTGGAGTATCGTATTTGAAAAAGGTCGTCGATCACCGATTTTTCCCTGAGCTATGGAGTTTGAGGACCAAGCTATAA
- the hemY gene encoding protoporphyrinogen oxidase gives MDEKKVIVVGGGITGLATAFYLQKEAREKQLPIKVKLIEASDRLGGVISTEKRDGFVIERGPDSIIARKKSAMRLIEEVGLKDKIISNTAGKSYIYARGKLHTMPEGSFMGIPTKVTPFALSGLFSPLGKLRAAGDFILPKGAPKADQSLGAFFRHRLGDEVVDNLIDPLLSGIYAGDIDELSLMALFPNFYDIEQQHRSLVVGLNKSMPKPPKTVKQTGSKKGMFISLSTGLEELIHRVESRLEEGTVIKKMAVKKVVKTGSTYQVLLETGDVEAADNVVITTDHFHAQQMLSEYAFMDDFKNMPSNSVANVAMAFPKSAIEKDIDGTGFLVSRNSDFRITACTWTHKKWPGTSPEDMALLRCYVGKPDDQEAVDLADDEIVDLVLRDLNKTMNITAKPIFHVITRWRKSMPQYTVGHLERIAQVKKQLGHELPGVYLAGGSFEGVGIPGCIDQAEAAVGKVISHLSE, from the coding sequence ATGGACGAAAAGAAGGTTATTGTTGTTGGCGGCGGGATTACAGGGTTGGCGACAGCGTTTTATCTGCAAAAGGAAGCCAGGGAAAAGCAACTGCCCATTAAAGTGAAATTGATTGAAGCAAGTGACCGTCTCGGTGGTGTCATCAGTACTGAGAAGCGTGACGGATTCGTTATTGAGAGAGGGCCGGATTCGATCATAGCGAGAAAGAAAAGTGCTATGAGATTGATAGAAGAAGTTGGCCTCAAGGATAAAATCATTTCCAACACAGCCGGTAAATCCTATATTTATGCTAGAGGCAAGCTTCACACGATGCCTGAGGGATCTTTCATGGGCATTCCCACAAAGGTAACCCCATTTGCATTATCGGGTTTATTTTCGCCGCTGGGGAAATTGCGGGCAGCGGGGGATTTTATTTTACCAAAAGGAGCACCGAAAGCAGATCAGTCACTTGGGGCCTTTTTCCGTCATCGGCTGGGTGATGAGGTGGTTGACAATCTGATTGATCCGTTATTATCAGGAATATATGCGGGCGATATTGATGAACTGAGCCTGATGGCCTTGTTCCCAAATTTTTACGATATCGAACAACAGCATCGCAGTCTCGTCGTAGGACTGAATAAATCAATGCCAAAGCCGCCAAAAACAGTCAAACAAACTGGTTCTAAAAAAGGTATGTTCATCTCATTGTCAACAGGCCTTGAGGAGTTGATCCACCGGGTTGAAAGCCGCCTGGAAGAGGGAACGGTCATAAAGAAGATGGCTGTAAAAAAGGTAGTAAAGACAGGCAGTACCTACCAGGTCCTGCTTGAAACGGGAGATGTAGAAGCTGCAGACAATGTTGTCATCACGACCGATCATTTCCATGCACAGCAGATGCTTTCCGAATACGCATTTATGGATGACTTCAAAAATATGCCATCCAATTCTGTGGCAAATGTGGCGATGGCATTCCCAAAATCGGCAATTGAGAAAGATATCGACGGAACTGGTTTCCTCGTTTCAAGGAACAGCGATTTCAGGATCACAGCATGTACCTGGACGCATAAGAAGTGGCCAGGTACCTCACCGGAAGATATGGCGCTGCTCCGTTGCTATGTCGGGAAGCCGGATGATCAGGAAGCGGTGGATTTGGCAGATGATGAAATCGTCGACCTCGTTCTAAGAGATTTGAATAAGACGATGAACATCACGGCAAAGCCAATTTTTCATGTAATCACAAGGTGGAGAAAGTCGATGCCGCAATATACGGTCGGCCACCTTGAAAGGATTGCACAGGTGAAAAAACAGCTGGGCCATGAGCTCCCGGGTGTCTACCTTGCCGGCGGTTCATTTGAAGGGGTCGGCATCCCTGGGTGCATCGATCAGGCAGAGGCAGCAGTGGGAAAAGTCATCAGCCATCTTTCTGAATAA
- a CDS encoding SET domain-containing protein, with protein sequence MIQVKTSEISDGEFNRGVFATRDIAKGELIHEAPVLSYPNDQHVHIEKTALADYAFEYGINHSAILLGYGMLFNHSYEPNATYEINFDNHTFDFYAYRDINAGEEIFINYNGEEDNNDPLWFNKEDE encoded by the coding sequence ATGATTCAAGTTAAAACTTCTGAAATTAGCGATGGGGAATTCAATAGAGGAGTATTCGCAACTCGTGATATTGCAAAAGGCGAATTGATTCATGAGGCTCCCGTGCTATCCTATCCGAACGATCAGCATGTTCATATCGAGAAAACGGCGCTGGCGGATTATGCCTTTGAATATGGCATTAATCATTCTGCTATCCTTCTGGGATATGGTATGTTATTCAATCACTCATACGAGCCTAATGCAACGTATGAAATCAATTTCGACAATCACACATTTGATTTCTATGCCTATCGTGATATCAATGCTGGGGAAGAAATTTTCATTAATTATAATGGGGAAGAAGATAATAACGATCCATTATGGTTCAACAAAGAAGATGAATAA
- a CDS encoding Flp family type IVb pilin, with translation MKAKMKALFTEEQGQGMTEYGLVLGVIAVAVVGALVTLRGEIVEMFQNVVTAVTGAETGNNTP, from the coding sequence ATGAAAGCAAAAATGAAAGCACTATTCACAGAAGAGCAAGGACAAGGTATGACTGAGTACGGTTTGGTACTTGGAGTTATTGCGGTAGCGGTTGTTGGAGCACTTGTAACGCTTCGCGGAGAGATTGTTGAAATGTTCCAAAATGTCGTTACTGCAGTAACTGGCGCAGAAACAGGGAACAATACTCCATAA
- a CDS encoding ABC transporter permease subunit, whose amino-acid sequence MNMFLHELKAYRKSTMIWTLSLVALVVLFLSMFPSFSQDAEEFKKLLEGFPVELRKAIGLSVDSIATLIGFFSYAFLYLKLAGAIQAMNLGTSILSKETREKTADFLLTKPVTRAQVVTSKLLAALVSLALTNIVFIAATFMMASIVAGDDFNKEALFLIAASLFFLQLIFMALGIVISVIFPRIKSVISVSLGTVFGFFMLGMISSTTDDEALRYLTPFNYFDSTYITEHASYEAAFLVTGALFIVAAVIASYYLYGKKDVHSV is encoded by the coding sequence ATGAATATGTTCCTTCATGAGCTGAAGGCGTACCGGAAGTCGACGATGATATGGACTCTGTCATTGGTGGCGCTGGTGGTGTTGTTTTTATCAATGTTTCCTTCTTTTTCACAAGATGCCGAAGAGTTCAAAAAGCTGCTAGAAGGTTTCCCCGTAGAGTTGCGGAAAGCAATTGGGCTGTCGGTTGACAGCATTGCGACATTGATTGGGTTCTTCTCGTATGCATTCCTGTATCTTAAGCTTGCGGGCGCCATCCAGGCGATGAACCTGGGCACCTCGATTTTATCCAAGGAAACACGAGAGAAGACAGCCGATTTCCTGCTGACCAAGCCGGTGACGAGAGCGCAAGTTGTTACTTCCAAGCTGTTGGCTGCGCTCGTTTCCCTTGCCTTGACCAATATCGTTTTTATCGCAGCGACCTTTATGATGGCCTCCATCGTGGCTGGGGACGATTTTAACAAAGAAGCCTTATTCTTGATTGCGGCTTCCCTGTTCTTCCTTCAGCTTATATTCATGGCGCTTGGAATCGTGATCTCCGTGATTTTTCCTAGGATTAAATCGGTGATTTCGGTCTCGCTCGGTACTGTGTTCGGATTTTTCATGCTCGGGATGATCAGTTCGACAACAGATGATGAAGCATTGCGTTATTTGACGCCATTCAATTACTTTGACTCGACATATATCACGGAGCATGCCAGCTATGAAGCTGCTTTTCTTGTGACTGGGGCGCTGTTTATCGTGGCAGCGGTGATTGCCAGTTACTATTTATACGGAAAAAAAGATGTCCATTCCGTTTAG
- a CDS encoding PAS domain S-box protein: MRNSFPIFGTDDETIYNPNELLSLFLDCTADGFAIVDMENRFLRINHKYTEIFGYTEEDLIGRTFYEFSNPDFVPGIISEVQKGKAFTNMITQRFHKDGSLLDIAVSYSPFRNKSGKIIAIIAIYRDITQIVSMERELNRTRELYELITENTTDLIKVIDKNKVIVYASPSHEKVINLKPEEIVGKSLSEFLSQEEESVLDKKLEEIIETGEPQILRKKFMTCNQNTVYTEYNFSPIYNEKKEIESFVSVGRNITDRVKQDATIRNLDRLSVTGQLAAGVAHEIRNPLTSLKGFSKLLQTCLDKEKQADYLAIIMNELDRIDTIVNEFMSLAKPQAVKFVQEDLKSILDSTINIIHPQALLHNVQIIRNYPEQLVMLSCNSHQLKQVFLNFLKNAIESMPEGGKIIIDLQPNGQGKVIVSISDEGTGIESDRLRYLGTPFYTTKDKGIGLGLTVSNKIIQEHNGTMRIISEEGQGTTVVVELECLAT; this comes from the coding sequence ATGCGTAATAGTTTCCCAATATTCGGTACAGATGATGAAACAATCTATAATCCTAATGAACTGCTAAGTTTATTTTTGGATTGCACAGCTGATGGATTTGCTATTGTCGATATGGAGAATCGATTTTTAAGAATCAACCATAAGTACACGGAAATTTTCGGCTATACAGAAGAAGACTTGATTGGGCGAACTTTCTATGAGTTTTCAAATCCTGATTTTGTTCCAGGGATCATTTCAGAAGTACAGAAGGGAAAAGCCTTTACCAACATGATAACGCAGCGTTTCCATAAAGACGGGTCCCTGCTGGATATTGCGGTCTCATACTCTCCTTTCCGGAATAAAAGCGGGAAAATAATTGCGATCATTGCGATTTATCGTGACATCACCCAGATAGTGAGCATGGAGCGCGAACTAAATAGGACAAGGGAATTGTATGAACTGATCACCGAGAATACGACTGACCTGATCAAGGTGATTGATAAGAATAAAGTGATCGTGTATGCATCACCTTCACATGAAAAAGTAATCAATCTGAAGCCAGAGGAAATTGTCGGTAAAAGTCTAAGTGAATTTTTGTCGCAAGAGGAAGAGTCTGTCCTTGATAAAAAGCTGGAGGAAATTATCGAAACAGGTGAGCCGCAGATTTTACGGAAGAAGTTCATGACCTGTAATCAAAATACGGTTTACACAGAATATAATTTTTCGCCGATTTACAATGAGAAAAAAGAGATAGAGTCCTTTGTCAGTGTTGGCCGGAATATTACCGACCGGGTCAAACAGGACGCCACCATCAGGAACCTGGACAGGCTTTCGGTCACCGGACAGCTGGCAGCAGGAGTGGCACATGAAATCCGCAACCCGTTGACTTCATTGAAAGGCTTTTCGAAACTATTGCAAACTTGTCTTGATAAAGAGAAGCAAGCAGATTATCTGGCCATCATCATGAATGAACTCGACAGGATCGATACAATTGTCAATGAGTTTATGTCACTGGCGAAGCCTCAGGCCGTTAAGTTTGTACAAGAAGACCTGAAATCAATCCTTGATAGCACGATCAATATCATCCATCCGCAGGCCTTGCTGCATAATGTCCAGATTATTAGAAATTACCCGGAACAGCTGGTCATGCTTTCTTGCAATTCACACCAGCTAAAACAGGTATTTTTAAACTTCCTGAAAAACGCCATTGAATCCATGCCTGAAGGCGGAAAAATCATTATTGATCTTCAGCCGAATGGTCAGGGGAAAGTGATTGTGAGTATTTCTGACGAGGGAACAGGCATCGAATCAGACCGCCTTAGATATCTCGGAACGCCTTTTTATACAACAAAAGATAAAGGAATCGGACTTGGCTTGACTGTCAGCAATAAAATCATTCAGGAGCATAATGGTACGATGAGAATCATCAGTGAAGAAGGGCAAGGGACGACAGTCGTAGTTGAACTGGAGTGCCTGGCGACATAG
- a CDS encoding TadE/TadG family type IV pilus assembly protein, which produces MRRDERGQSLVETALVLPVLLLLLVGILDFGRIMYSYAHLHMAAQETVRMGGLGKSDSEITAFARDYVQLKEIDDLDISISPGEAGRASGDYITVKLEYPYQFFTPFVSSLFSSSLTIMAESTIRVE; this is translated from the coding sequence ATGAGACGTGATGAGAGAGGGCAATCACTCGTTGAGACGGCTCTTGTTTTGCCCGTTCTTTTATTGCTGTTAGTCGGCATATTGGATTTCGGGAGGATTATGTATTCTTATGCCCATCTTCATATGGCAGCACAGGAAACTGTCAGGATGGGAGGTCTCGGTAAAAGTGATTCCGAAATCACTGCGTTTGCCAGGGATTATGTTCAGCTGAAAGAGATTGATGATCTCGACATTTCTATATCTCCCGGGGAAGCGGGACGGGCTTCTGGTGACTATATTACTGTGAAGTTGGAATATCCTTATCAATTTTTCACTCCGTTTGTATCCAGCCTGTTTTCTTCATCCTTGACAATCATGGCTGAGTCAACAATCAGAGTGGAGTAG
- a CDS encoding prepilin peptidase: MFVDFLLIALIVICVITDLRERKIYNKVLFPFLLVGLVLHSVFDGIQGIGFSLAGTAVGFSILLIPYLLGGMGAGDVKLLAVVGGLKGVVFVLTAAVYMAFAGGIMALIILFFRKGVLNRLRQIGMFLGGLRSGMKVPLGLDKEALNTTYPYGVAIAIGTLAAIVFPSGGGLL, translated from the coding sequence ATGTTTGTTGATTTTTTATTAATAGCCTTAATAGTCATTTGTGTCATAACTGATTTGAGAGAACGGAAGATTTATAACAAGGTTTTATTTCCCTTTTTACTGGTGGGACTGGTTTTACATTCGGTCTTTGATGGAATCCAGGGCATTGGCTTTTCTCTTGCAGGCACAGCAGTTGGCTTCTCGATTTTGCTGATTCCTTATTTGCTTGGGGGAATGGGAGCTGGGGATGTAAAACTGCTTGCGGTGGTCGGCGGCTTAAAGGGAGTTGTATTTGTATTGACGGCGGCTGTTTATATGGCGTTTGCTGGAGGGATTATGGCGCTGATCATTCTGTTTTTTAGAAAGGGTGTCCTAAACAGGCTAAGACAAATTGGCATGTTTCTGGGCGGGCTGCGCAGTGGTATGAAGGTTCCTCTTGGACTTGATAAGGAAGCCTTGAACACGACCTATCCATATGGGGTGGCCATAGCGATTGGAACTCTGGCCGCCATTGTGTTCCCATCTGGAGGAGGCTTGCTATGA
- the kynB gene encoding arylformamidase: MGNWMDISQVLNDKIPVWPGDTPFEYKVSWGMEESGSVNVGQVTMSTHTGTHIDAPYHFESDGKKVIDLDFNLYIGPSLVIHVPEPASIGIKDLEGIELQGVKRLLIRTDSWTDKTVFPESIPHIEPELAAYLAEKGVQLLGLDLPSVDPLDSKELPAHHELNSRGIHILEGLVLNKIEPGEYELAALPLPLEQADGSPVRAVIRKVK, translated from the coding sequence ATGGGAAACTGGATGGATATTTCACAGGTTTTAAATGATAAAATTCCTGTATGGCCTGGCGACACGCCGTTTGAATATAAAGTGAGCTGGGGCATGGAAGAGAGCGGTTCGGTGAATGTTGGGCAGGTGACGATGAGCACTCATACGGGAACACATATTGATGCCCCTTATCATTTCGAGAGCGATGGTAAAAAGGTCATTGACCTTGACTTCAATCTTTACATAGGTCCGTCGCTGGTCATTCATGTCCCAGAGCCAGCGAGTATTGGAATCAAGGATCTGGAAGGGATTGAGTTGCAGGGAGTCAAGCGCCTGCTGATCCGTACCGACTCATGGACGGATAAAACAGTTTTTCCGGAATCAATTCCGCACATCGAACCGGAATTAGCAGCTTATCTTGCCGAAAAGGGAGTTCAGCTGCTCGGATTGGATTTGCCATCGGTCGATCCTCTGGACAGCAAGGAACTGCCCGCGCATCATGAATTGAACAGCCGTGGCATTCATATTCTTGAAGGATTGGTACTGAATAAAATCGAGCCGGGAGAATACGAGCTTGCCGCCCTGCCGCTGCCGCTGGAACAGGCTGACGGAAGTCCTGTCAGAGCCGTGATCCGGAAAGTTAAATAA